One stretch of Bombus terrestris chromosome 5, iyBomTerr1.2, whole genome shotgun sequence DNA includes these proteins:
- the LOC100651002 gene encoding INO80 complex subunit D, with product MKVPISENSNMDNKLKFSDRLKALLKTEARQDVDPYIFSEPEPFGTATGRNVSVVSSKNSKVMQNCKNSKTKEKCMKQRIRITSVPDVEFKAVQDRAVELDADCSVGGGGSGSGDGEHIDYKFAKAIQQKQRHIENLQRLKNRKQSRDHTLLYYPRAGDEISDSDSSGDEMTIYQRYWFSGESTSTLNRSARLSQLRSQLRRRLLQLHKGGTDSEILLRDRARCLLEAACKDPASTARALSGSPNTSKVVDGPLLVGGLCGAEGCQQISLPCTRHCSRHIMLNGDQLLFEHCTAKFSDNTQCCIPVFDVAHELPLCPEHARKRDNYHRKAQESKPKKARKKPTSPTIPRPKPKSRPKKRKRPLANKLEIKDPTLVHEESQYLNQINSSENQTKTLNNLNTVAQGTSNSANLNLGLGLGLGGGLKDLGDHEVFPSLDPAEHDFGNVLNNLPADAFNDLFIEGRNGEYEPSREEEEELERALEAVDKDVRNLERMGQTHGLLEPALLAQLMSDIAS from the exons ATGAAGGTCCCCATATCCGAAAACTCAAACATGGACAATAAATTGAAGTTTTCGGATCGGTTGAAGGCTTTGCTGAAAACTGAGGCTCGTCAAGATGTCGATCCATATATTTTCAGTGAACCAGAGCCATTTGGTACAGCAACAGGAAGAAATGTTTCAGTAGTGTCTTCTAAAAATTCTAAAGTAAtgcaaaattgcaaaaatagTAAGACtaaagaaaaatgtatgaaaCAAAGAATAAGGATAACATCCGTACCAGATGTGGAATTCAAAGCTGTACAAGACCGTGCTGTAGAATTAGATGCTGATTGTAGTGTTGGTGGTGGTGGCAGTGGTAGTGGTGATGGTGAACATATAGATTATAAATTTGCAAAAGCAATTCAACAAAAGCAGCGTCatattgaaaatttacaaaGACTAAAAAATAGAAAGCAAAGTCGGGACCATACACTATTGTATTATCCTAGAGCTGGGGATGAAATATCAGATAGTGACTCTAGTGGAGATGAAATGACAATTTATCAACGTTATTGGTTTTCTGGAGAAAGCACTTCAACATTGAATCGTTCTGCACGCCTTTCTCAATTGCGTTCCCAACTAAGAAGAAGATTACTTCAGTTACATAAAGGTGGGACAGACTCAGAAATTTTGTTACGTGATAGAGCTAGATGTCTGCTAGAAGCTGCTTGCAAGGATCCTGCATCTACAGCAAGAGCTTTAAGTGGTTCTCCAAATACAAGTAAAGTGGTTGACGGGCCACTTCTAGTTGGTGGGCTTTGTGGAGCTGAAGGATGTCAACAGATATCTTTGCCCTGTACTCGCCATTGTTCTCGTCATATTATGTTGAATGGAGATCAACTTTTATTTGAACATTGCACTGCCAAATTTAGTGATAATACACAATGTTGTATTCCTGTGTTTGATGTTGCACATGAATTACCTCTTTGTCCAGAACATGCAAGGAAAAGAGATAATTATCATCGTAAAGCCCAAGAGTCTAAACCAAAGAAAGCTCGTAAAAAACCAACATCTCCTACAATTCCCAGGCCTAAACCAAAATCTAGGCCAAAGAAACGAAAGCGGCCTCTTGCAAATAAACTTGAGATTAAAGATCCTACTCTAGTACATGAAGAGAGTCAATATTTGAATCAAATAAACTCTAGTGAAAATCAGACAAAaactttgaataatttgaatactGTAGCACAAGGAACTTCAAATTCTGCTAACTTAAATTTAGGATTAGGACTTGGTCTTGGAGGAGGACTTAAAGATCTGGGAGATCATGAGGTGTTTCCTTCTTTGGATCCTGCAGAGCATGATTTTGGCAATGTGCTCAACAACTTACCTGCTGATGCTTTTAATGACCTCTTTATTG AAGGCAGAAATGGGGAATATGAACCAtcaagagaagaagaagaagaattggaGCGAGCATTAGAGGCAGTGGATAAGGATGTACGGAATTTGGAAAGAATGGGGCAAACGCATGGACTTTTAGAGCCAGCTTTATTGGCTCAACTTATGTCAGATATTGCTTCGTAG
- the LOC100652276 gene encoding uncharacterized protein LOC100652276: MEERYFGWDEISDGLLLLSTQKTEDEHTKKTKLQSDPNHVSKVYCPHSYLILNFHETLSQRDKLKFRKYYLRKVAPNEPNVIILQDIKDLVMYLLISHISPQFVNFFFLPIVDRFLRAAILYFQYYVITWEELMKERTATMKKAPNPLAQGYRYRYAEEMQILRCVLGREYADLIVGCHDVIQYHHMTGGKKGAPSVTQSQGEKDLRIFEVLICMTHRIVWIALERKYFSLIEIELHRLFRTETYNIAERRSHIIQDMLPNDIQVLQGHKIQVKRKLLRNSPLIQGLIYSDSDYRLLSLGIEDNSNDERILYLKYALVAKEDKLHELGIKVGILGENRTNYDILLMPLEEKNEEQDKTQLSDRRKHEKKKSVKDTMQDAQISIKVQRLPSFQTKPNLTQDFSTRTINISPKGYKIARQKARKRWLIREIKRQGYKETDTYSIATMID; the protein is encoded by the exons ATGGAAGAAAGATATTTTGGATGGGATGAAATTTCTGATGGATTACTTTTATTAAG taCACAAAAGACTGAGGATGAGCATACCAAAAAGACTAAACTACAATCTGATCCTAATCATGTATCAAAGGTATATTGTCCGCACTCATACTTGATTTTAAATTTCCATGAAACCTTAAGTCAACGTGATaag CTCAAATTtaggaaatattatttaagGAAGGTAGCTCCAAATGAACCaaatgttattattttacaagatataaAGGATCTTGTAATGTATTTATTAATCAGTCACATAAGTCCTCAATTTgtgaatttcttctttttaccaATTGTGGATCGCTTTTTGAGAGCTGCAatactttattttcaatattatgtgATAACATGGGAAGAATTAATGAAAGAACGTACAGCTACTATGAAAAAAGCACCAAATCCTTTGGCTCAAGGCTATAGATATAGATATGCAGAAGAAATGCAAATTCTTCGTTGTGTCTTAGGTAGAGAATATGCTGATTTAATAGTAGGTTGTCATGATGTTATACAATATCATCATATGACTGGTGGAAAAAAAGGAGCTCCATCTGTGACACAATCTCAAGGAGAAAAGGATTTACGAATATTTGAGGTATTAATCTGTATgacacatcgtattgtctggaTAGCTTTAGAACGCAAGTATTTCAGTTTGATTG AAATAGAATTGCACAGATTATTTAGAACTGAAACATATAATATAGCTGAAAGACGAAGTCATATCATTCAAGATATGTTACCTAATGATATCCAAGTATTACAAGGTCACAAAAtacaagtaaaaagaaaattattaagaaattcaCCCTTAATACAAGGATTGATATACTCAGATTCTGACTATCGTCTTCTATCTTTAG GaatagaggacaattcaaatgaCGAACGCAttctttatttgaaatatgCACTTGTTGCTAAAGAAGATAAATTACATGAACTGGGAATAAAAGTAGGAATTTTAGGAGAAAATAGAACTAATTATGATATCCTACTAATGCCTCTGgaagaaaaaaacgaagaaCAAGACAAAACTCAATTATCAGATAGAAGaaaacatgaaaaaaaaaaaagtgttaaGGATACAATGCAAGATGCA CAAATATCTATAAAAGTACAAAGACTTCCGTCTTTTCAAACCAAACCCAATCTAACACAAGACTTTTCAACGagaacaattaatatttcaccAAAAGGCTACAAAATTGCGCGTCAAAAAGCAAGGAAAAGGTGGTTGATTAGAGAAATTAAACGGCAAGGATATAAAGAAACGGATACATACTCAATAGCAACGATGatagattaa
- the LOC100646140 gene encoding 39S ribosomal protein L9, mitochondrial, with translation MVCFLVVPNKQVNMLKYTQLCLNYLKSTFLSRQNNILVQQNRNTYILKRKYRVPLHKKYEKLPRLTHKHFIYEFVEHSTQRKQKKIDLVLLESVKNIGEKGQKVSVSSQKAYESLILPKLAVYATPENLKKYVIEDVDIQRRLSKYSSQFVEKTISILSQCYLPVIMSMDHPWTIEKWHVKVAFRNEGYIVPEYAITLPEKTISGPDLLIENKEFYVIVKINNIEEVKVRCRVHHYTSNLEKKIEYDVPYYLLPSVAIFAEDQSILNSLPKHPLADKESVEK, from the exons ATGGTATGCTTTTTAGTTGTACCTAACAAACAAGTAAATATGTTAAAGTATACGCAACTGtgcttgaattatttaaaatcaacATTTCTTTCTCGTCAGAATAATATATTAGTGCAACAAAACcgg AACACGTATatcttaaaaagaaaatatcgagtaCCGCTTCATAAAAAATATGAGAAGCTACCACGGTTAACACATAAACATTTCATTTATGAATTTGTAGAGCATTCAActcaaaggaaacaaaaaaagatTGATTTAGTTTTGTTAGAGAGTGTAAAAAACATTGGTGAAAAAGGTCAGAAGGTATCAGTATCTTCTCAAAAAGCTTATGAAAGTCTGATATTACCAAAATTGGCTGTATATGCAACTCctgaaaatcttaaaaaatatgtaatcgaAGATGTAGATATCCAGAGAAGATTATCTAAATATAGCTCTCAATTTGTAGAAAAAACAATAAGCATATTATCTCAATGTTATTTACCAGTAATAATGTCCATGGACCATCCATGGACTATAGAAAAATGGCATGTGAAAGTAGCTTTTCGTAATGAAGGATACATTGTACCTGAATACGCTATAACTCTTCCAGAGAAGACTATATCTGGACCTGATTTACtcattgaaaataaagaattttatgtTATtgtcaaaattaataatattgagGAAGTTAAAGTCAGATGTAGAGTACATCATTATACTTCTAACTTAGAAAAAAAGATTGAATATGATGTACCATATTACTTACTACCAAGCGTAGCAATTTTCGCAGAAGATCAATCAATATTAAATTCCCTCCCAAAACATCCTTTGGCTGATAAAGAAAgtgtagaaaaataa
- the LOC100643321 gene encoding HSPB1-associated protein 1 isoform X1 yields the protein MDKLKSPSDKVLYQAIMEMQEPVVFQHMLQNEKGEYCWKLLEWNLSELAEKFGDIKLPFRLGYNARSMTPQWEINCSTVSITLSYFIQNMNLHEDHGQWYYFDYKYMQEWFKDKPEIINSVNWKRFDIDKTGDDSTLWIGSKGAHTNCHQDSYGCNLVAQIHGRKQWLLFPPSSSNFLQPTRIPYEESTIYSKYNFFCPTKEDEINILKIQDTARLVTLEPGDVLFVPPGWWHYVESLELTVSVNIWLPIITDNISRVKEAIVKLIVTRIGKDVNNVSNDTDCIDLLNIAIGECKTMTNVESSSGKIKRNIWTAKDLVTEYPIYVKLLRELSHTELKEFLRMKRERFPEIYIESVKEDFKPHIDIQNTSQDLTEKVVNALCHPDVVNKVSELLLS from the exons ATGGATAAATTAAAGTCACCGTCGGATAAGGTTTTATATCAAGCTATTATGGAAATGCAAGAGCCAGTAGTATTTCAACATATGTTACAAAATGAAAAAGGTGAATATTGTTGGAAATTATTAGAATGGAATTTATCTGAACTCGCCGAAAAATTCGGCGATATTAAATTACCGTTTCGACTTGGTTATAATGCTAGATCTatg aCTCCACAATGGGAAATAAATTGTTCAACAGTTTCAATCACACTATCATACTTTATTCAAAATATGAACCTCCATGAAGATCATGGACAATGGTATTACTTTGATTATAAGTACATGCAAGAGTGGTTTAAAGATAAAccagaaataataaattcagtAAATTGGAAAAGGTTTGATATTGATAAAACTGGCGATGATTCTACTCTTTGGATTGGAAGCAAAGGAGCTCATACAAATTGCCATCAGGATTCTTATGGTTGTAATTTAGTTGCTCAAATTCATGGAAG GAAACAATGGTTATTGTTTCCTCCAAGTTCAAGTAATTTTCTCCAGCCAACAAGAATTCCTTATGAAGAATCTACAATATATAGTAAATACAACTTTTTCTGTCCTACTAAAGaagatgaaattaatatattaaagataCAAGACACAGCAAGATTAGTAACATTAGAACCAGGAGATGTATTATTTGTTCCTCCTGGTTGGTGGCACTATGTTGAGTCACTGGAATTAACTGTTAGTGTTAATATATGGCTACCTATAATAACAGATAATATATCCAGAGTGAAAGAAGCTATTGTTAAATTAATAGTAACCAGAATTGGGAAAGATGTTAATAATGTATCTAATGACACTGATTGTATAGATTTG CTCAACATTGCTATTGGGGAATGTAAAACTATGACAAATGTAGAATCATCTTCTGGAaagataaaacgtaatatatgGACTGCTAAGGATTTAGTAACAGAATATCCAATTTACGTAAAGCTACTTCGTGAACTTAGTCATACAGAACTAAAAGAATTTCTAAGAATGAAGAGGGAGAGATTTCCTGAAATCTATATTGAATCAGTGAAAGAAGATTTTAAACCTCATATTGATATCCAAAATACTTCTCAAGATTTGACTGAAAAAGTTGTTAATGCACTTTGTCATCCTGATGTTGTTAATAAAGTTTCAGAATTACTTTTATCATAA
- the LOC100643321 gene encoding HSPB1-associated protein 1 isoform X2 translates to MKKTPQWEINCSTVSITLSYFIQNMNLHEDHGQWYYFDYKYMQEWFKDKPEIINSVNWKRFDIDKTGDDSTLWIGSKGAHTNCHQDSYGCNLVAQIHGRKQWLLFPPSSSNFLQPTRIPYEESTIYSKYNFFCPTKEDEINILKIQDTARLVTLEPGDVLFVPPGWWHYVESLELTVSVNIWLPIITDNISRVKEAIVKLIVTRIGKDVNNVSNDTDCIDLLNIAIGECKTMTNVESSSGKIKRNIWTAKDLVTEYPIYVKLLRELSHTELKEFLRMKRERFPEIYIESVKEDFKPHIDIQNTSQDLTEKVVNALCHPDVVNKVSELLLS, encoded by the exons ATGAAAAAG aCTCCACAATGGGAAATAAATTGTTCAACAGTTTCAATCACACTATCATACTTTATTCAAAATATGAACCTCCATGAAGATCATGGACAATGGTATTACTTTGATTATAAGTACATGCAAGAGTGGTTTAAAGATAAAccagaaataataaattcagtAAATTGGAAAAGGTTTGATATTGATAAAACTGGCGATGATTCTACTCTTTGGATTGGAAGCAAAGGAGCTCATACAAATTGCCATCAGGATTCTTATGGTTGTAATTTAGTTGCTCAAATTCATGGAAG GAAACAATGGTTATTGTTTCCTCCAAGTTCAAGTAATTTTCTCCAGCCAACAAGAATTCCTTATGAAGAATCTACAATATATAGTAAATACAACTTTTTCTGTCCTACTAAAGaagatgaaattaatatattaaagataCAAGACACAGCAAGATTAGTAACATTAGAACCAGGAGATGTATTATTTGTTCCTCCTGGTTGGTGGCACTATGTTGAGTCACTGGAATTAACTGTTAGTGTTAATATATGGCTACCTATAATAACAGATAATATATCCAGAGTGAAAGAAGCTATTGTTAAATTAATAGTAACCAGAATTGGGAAAGATGTTAATAATGTATCTAATGACACTGATTGTATAGATTTG CTCAACATTGCTATTGGGGAATGTAAAACTATGACAAATGTAGAATCATCTTCTGGAaagataaaacgtaatatatgGACTGCTAAGGATTTAGTAACAGAATATCCAATTTACGTAAAGCTACTTCGTGAACTTAGTCATACAGAACTAAAAGAATTTCTAAGAATGAAGAGGGAGAGATTTCCTGAAATCTATATTGAATCAGTGAAAGAAGATTTTAAACCTCATATTGATATCCAAAATACTTCTCAAGATTTGACTGAAAAAGTTGTTAATGCACTTTGTCATCCTGATGTTGTTAATAAAGTTTCAGAATTACTTTTATCATAA
- the LOC100644603 gene encoding ADP-ribosylation factor-like protein 2, which yields MGLLTVLKKLKQKEKEMRILMLGLDNAGKTTVLKRLNGEPIDTISPTLGFNIKTLEHRGYKLNIWDVGGQKSLRSYWRNYFESTDGLVWVIDSADRRRLEDCKTELYKLLQEERLEGASLLILANKQDLPGALSAFDIAEILELPNIKTHHWQIYKCSAVTAENLVEGINWIVDDISARIFYID from the exons atggGATTGTTAACAGTGCTTAAGAAACTGAAgcaaaaggagaaagaaatgcGTATTTTAATGCT AGGTTTAGATAATGCTGGTAAGACAACAGTTTTAAAGAGACTTAATGGAGAACCAATTGATACAATATCACCAACTCTtggttttaatattaaaactttGGAACATCGTGGATACAAACTAAATATATGGGATGTGGGTGGACAAAAGTCATTACGGTCTTATTGGAGAAATTATTTTGAATCTACAGATGGTCTTGTGTGGGTAATTGACAGCGCAGATAGAAGAAGATTGGAGGATTGTAAGACAgaattatataaacttttacaaGAAGAGAGATTAGAAGGTGCAAGTTTATTAATACTTGCGAATAAACAAGATTTGCCTGGAGCACTGTCTGCATTTGATATTGCAGAAATTTTGGAATTACCTAATATTAAAACCCATCATTGGCAAATATACAAATGTTCAGCAGTTACAGCAGAAAATCTTGTGGAAGGAATAAATTGGATTGTTGATGATATTTCTGCTAGAATATTTTACATAGATTGA
- the LOC105665793 gene encoding uncharacterized protein LOC105665793, producing MTMTTTMTNNDDDGDDDDDDDDGDDEQVSIKSTTLTTPPGFHWFIIKRERGLSEETLITPENGEFIVSAESSVESSIHPCLKDIDISDSQLKLQNLYTVFPIPDDPGLVPEFWTIHERKIESYPDDGVLKFFDLVKASRIRPIQALEDMLLSEKINLQYYGIDCRAIRPLCKALMKNPFVHTINLTGNWLSEDACYHLNELLLKNNMIHTLVLSGCKIGPKGAAKFHDGISENVTLKTLDLSDCNIRKEGLDYITQAMCNNETIETLLINDNNFDESCSEALQRLLSCSQTIQHLELSWNSLYTVETWKKLIKGFDNNEILIDLDLSWNALGKECVPYLRRLLMRSSPLKKLHLNGNRFYDEDIEIIAKGLSRNKELEELYLGNNPIKAEGALNLVKAVTPEKSPESSLRILDLTNIWANKNILPELQTIRNNRPWLDIRLGGILSNYKVDDPDVQAIFLRRANYEAMKPKKKRHRRNFGHFVLSLSDDPISRGKFVELVEKFQLKLSQSLVNELMHAFDGVRHTVDQGLLKSVYMKHFPNTKLPLEKPTKKRKTKVYYNTLTLLI from the exons ATGACGATGACTACGACTATGACAAACAacgatgatgatggtgatgatgatgatgatgatgatgatggtgatgatgaaCAAGTTTCAATAAAAAGTACAACCCTTACAACACCGCCTGGTTTTCACTGGTTTATT ATAAAAAGGGAGAGAGGTCTGTCAGAAGAAACTCTGATCACTCCGGAAAACGGGGAATTCATTGTTTCTGCCGAATCGTCCGTAGAAAGTTCAATCCATCCTTGCCTCAAAGATATAGATATCAGCGATTCCCAACTGAAATTGCAAAATCTGTACACGGTGTTTCCGATTCCTGACGATCCTGGCTTGGTACCCGAGTTCTGGACCATTCACGAACGTAAAATCGAGTCTTATCCAGATGATGGCGTGCTGAAATTTTTCGACTTGGTAAAGGCATCTCGCATCAGACCTATACAGGCCTTGGAAGATATGTTGCTATCTGAGAAAATCAATTTGCAATATTACGGAATCGATTGCCGCGCCATTCGACCTCTTTGCAAAGCCTTGATGAAAAATCCTTTCGTTCATACAATCAATCTTACA GGTAATTGGTTATCAGAGGATGCCTGTTATCATCTAAATGAATTGCTACTGAAAAACAACATGATACACACGTTGGTATTATCAGGATGCAAAATTGGTCCAAAAGGTGCCGCAAAATTTCACGATGGAATTTCGGAGAATGTGACACTGAAGACATTAGATCTCTCGGATTGTAATATTCGTAAAGAAGGTTTGGACTATATTACACAGGCAATGTGCAATAACGAAACCATCGAAACTCTTTTAATCAATGACAATAATTTCGATGAATCTTGCTCGGAGGCTTTGCAAAGATTGCTCTCCTGTTCGCAGACAATACAGCATTTAGAATTGTCATGGAATTCTTTGTACACCGTGGAAACTTGGAAGAAACTGATCAAAGGATTCgataacaatgaaattttaatcgatcTTGATTTATCTTGGAACGCTTTAGGGAAAGAATGTGTTCCATATCTTCGTCGATTATTAATGCGTTCTTCGCCATTGAAAAAGTTACATCTGAATG GAAATCGATTTTATGATGAAGATATAGAGATCATAGCGAAAGGATTATCGAGAAATAAAGAGCTCGAGGAATTATACTTAGGTAACAACCCTATAAAAGCTGAAGGTGCACTTAATCTCGTTAAAGCAGTTACCCCCGAAAAATCGCCCGAAAGTTCACTACGTATTCTGGATCTTACGAATATTTGGgcgaacaaaaatatattaccgGAGCTTCAAACAATTCGAAATAATAGACCATGGCTCGATATTAGATTAGGAGGGATACTTAGTAATTACAAAGTCGACGATCCAGATGTACAAGCAATATTTTTGAGAAGAGCCAACTATGAGGCCATGAAACCAAAGAAGAAACGACATCGCAGAAATTTTGGTCACTTTGTATTATCACTTTCTGATGATCCCATCTCAAGAG GAAAATTTGTAGAACTGGTAGAAAAATTCCAACTGAAGTTATCTCAATCTTTGGTAAATGAACTAATGCATGCATTTGATGGTGTAAGACATACCGTCGATCAAGGATTATTAAAATCTGTTTACATGAAACATTTTCCGAATACAAAACTTCCACTGGAAAAACctactaaaaaaagaaaaaccaaag TTTATTACAATACtctaactttattaatttaa